One part of the Candidatus Neomarinimicrobiota bacterium genome encodes these proteins:
- a CDS encoding T9SS type A sorting domain-containing protein yields MKNLSIILFILFFTFAFSQNPEWINYTSGKIITEIIEEGNYLWIGTTGGIVKLHKQTGQTEFFNKSNSGLPDNYVRAIAIDKEGNKWIGTGYGLAKFDGVNWTVYNTSNSGLPYNDVNVITVDGEGNKWIGTWGGGLAKFDGVNWAAYNKSNSGLPTDHVRAIAIDKEGNKWIGTWGGGLAKFDGVNWTVYNTSNSGLHDNDVLAIAIDGEGIKWIGTGYGLVKFDGVNWTVYNTSNSGLPDNYVIAIAIDEEGNKWIGTGDGLAKFDGVNWTVYNTSNSGLPDNDVNVITVDGEGNKWIGTDGGGLAKFDGVSWTVYNTSNSGLPNNWVNAIAIDEEGNKWIGAESGGLAVYREGGVVFDVVEDKYAITRDFSLLQIYPNPFNSSTTISYQLPITTKVTIEIYNILGRKVKTLVNKRENAGTYSVSFNCSNLPSGVYFCRFHAGTYYDTKKLLLLK; encoded by the coding sequence ATGAAAAATTTAAGCATTATACTTTTTATTTTATTTTTCACTTTTGCATTTTCACAAAATCCTGAGTGGATTAATTATACTTCAGGCAAAATAATAACTGAAATAATTGAAGAAGGAAATTATCTTTGGATTGGGACAACTGGTGGCATTGTAAAGCTACATAAACAGACAGGACAAACAGAATTTTTCAACAAAAGTAATTCAGGATTACCTGATAATTATGTCAGAGCAATAGCAATAGATAAAGAGGGTAACAAATGGATCGGAACAGGTTATGGACTTGCAAAATTCGATGGAGTAAATTGGACTGTTTACAACACAAGTAACTCAGGATTACCCTATAATGATGTCAATGTAATAACAGTAGATGGAGAGGGAAACAAATGGATCGGAACATGGGGTGGAGGTCTTGCAAAATTCGATGGAGTAAATTGGGCTGCTTATAACAAAAGTAACTCAGGATTACCCACTGACCATGTCAGAGCAATAGCAATAGATAAAGAGGGAAACAAATGGATCGGAACATGGGGTGGAGGACTTGCAAAATTCGATGGAGTAAATTGGACTGTTTACAACACAAGTAACTCAGGATTGCATGATAATGATGTCTTGGCAATAGCAATAGATGGAGAGGGAATCAAATGGATCGGAACAGGTTATGGACTTGTGAAATTCGATGGAGTAAATTGGACTGTTTACAACACAAGTAACTCAGGATTACCTGATAATTATGTCATAGCAATAGCAATAGATGAAGAGGGAAACAAATGGATCGGAACAGGCGATGGACTTGCAAAATTCGATGGAGTAAACTGGACAGTTTATAACACAAGTAACTCAGGATTACCCGATAATGATGTCAATGTAATAACAGTAGATGGAGAGGGAAACAAATGGATCGGAACAGATGGTGGAGGACTTGCAAAATTCGATGGAGTAAGTTGGACTGTTTACAACACAAGTAATTCAGGATTGCCTAATAATTGGGTCAATGCAATAGCGATAGATGAAGAGGGAAACAAATGGATCGGAGCTGAGAGTGGAGGACTTGCTGTGTACCGTGAGGGAGGTGTGGTATTTGATGTTGTAGAAGATAAATATGCAATTACAAGGGATTTTTCTCTCTTACAGATTTACCCTAACCCATTTAATTCGTCTACCACGATTTCCTATCAACTTCCAATTACTACAAAAGTAACAATAGAGATCTACAACATACTCGGAAGGAAGGTTAAAACACTGGTAAATAAGCGCGAGAATGCCGGTACCTATTCCGTTTCCTTCAATTGTTCTAATCTGCCAAGCGGAGTTTACTTCTGTAGATTCCACGCAGGAACTTACTACGACACAAAGAAGCTTTTGCTATTAAAGTAA